In the genome of Lathyrus oleraceus cultivar Zhongwan6 chromosome 4, CAAS_Psat_ZW6_1.0, whole genome shotgun sequence, the window TGTTGTTAACTTTGTGTCAAAAGCATAGAAGGATCATAAGCAATAATTCTGAATCAAAATCGGTCATCATTAATAAAATGGAGAATAAATACCTAGCTTTATTCCCATGGAGCCTTTAGTTATCTGATGAACGGCTCATCCCGAAGAATTATGACAACAAATTAACTTTCCCACCAGGGTTGCCACTTAATTTTAAAGGCAAACTCCAAACCCAACATCACATCAAGTGTTAATGGGAACTCTAAGGGATATGTAATTCCATCCTACATAAGTAAGCATTAGCGTTAGCAAGCTGTAAAGTAGATGAGGCTATTATTAAGTATCCAAATTTAAAATTAGGAATAAACCTTAACCATTGTATCACGCATTTAAGCAATAGATACACCCAATAGTTGTGAGCGTTCTTTGTCCCAGAAAACAAACTTACAACATTTCCCAGAATGAGTAACTTCAATTTCTATTTTGTACCTAAGGTAGCGCGAGTAACGGTGTTAAGAGTCAGTATTACAGAAAAATGAATATAACTATTGTCGTATGACAAGTTATGTTACTAAAGATTTATATCTCAGTGGAATGTCCAGTTTCACACAAGAAAGGAGCTTTATCACTATGAGCAACCTTCAGGCAGTCATGGAAAGCCTAATAATACCAACCATAATGCGATGCAATGAGCTTTTTAGTGGTAGCTACGGTAGCATAGAAGGTAATCTGCATGATTTTGAAACAACAAAACATGTGAATGTTCATAGTTAATAGAAGTATAATTATGTTGTTTACTCCATGAGGATAATAGATAGAAGTAAGGTATACGTCACAAAGTTTAATAATCTCATTGAAAGGTAGCACAATAActtttaaaagtaatttttgaataaGAGATTGCTGAGAATTTTTAGAGTTTCATGAATAGACGTGAGGATGTGAGGTTAGTTGGCATGAAACGTTAACCAATGAGTTTTTAGGAATGCTACATTAAAAGGCCACAAAAACAGTCAGTAAAATATTTTTGAAGAAGTTGTTTGCATGAATCAAACAAAACATGTCTCGTAGATGTCACATGTTAATAAACTGGTTGAATGAAGGCAAATCAACATTGATGGACAATTTGGTTACGTTGTAAGTGTTTGTAATAGAAAGTGGATATTTTCTTGCATTACGTAACACATACATGAGTTTAAGTATATAAACTTTTAAAATCAGTTCATGATATGTGTCAAAATCAGAAGTTATAATAACCTTTTTCCTTGACTTTTGCATACTGAGGCAAAACTATTGTTGGGCCAGATGAGTTGTTCTGCTCTTGGATGAATTTGATGAATTGGCAAGCATACGACTCCCAAAGAGTATAGTTGATGGTGTTGTTGCTACAAAAAGTGTATGAATGGATATAACATTGTGACATAAGATGAAGTAATATTGGAGACATAATATTTTGGTATTGCATCATCATGGAACTTACGCATTGTCTCTCAGGATAAATTGACCTGCTATTTTTTACCCCCGTGATATCAACAAAACTAGTGAAGTGGTTTATTATTGGTGGAATGATATGTTTGTCAACGTCACTCACGGATGTCCCTCCGGTGAACTTCACCATATATTTATGGCAAGAAGGCTTGAACACCAAATCATTAGCCAGAACCTTGAAGTTTAATATAATGTAAGTGTGGTCTACCGTTAACATTATATTGAAAGTCGGATGATACGTTGTAGGCACAACGACGTGTATGGCAATCCTCTGTCAAATAATTAAAGTACAAAGGCCATCAAAAACCATACAATTAACAACAAAATGAGTGTTCAAACCTGGAAGGTAAAACATTGGAAAACATTTGTCGCATTAAATGGTGTGATAACCAAATCAGATGCATGCAAATAACATCATAAAAAAAAGAACATGATATGAAGTGATAAAACTGTAAAAGTGGCGGGTCAAAAACTATAAAACAAACAGGTAGTGACCTATGTTTTAACATAAGCATTGATGAGCACAAAGATTCTACACTTGTGAAGACTCCATAATATAAGTCTTTAAAAACTCGTAATCTCACCAACTCCATACAAAATGAGTAACAGTCTATAAGAAATCATAGATGAATGCGAGATGCAAGAAATAAAGCAGCATTCAAATGGATGATTATCTTCAGTAAAGTAAGACAAAATTGAATAAATTACTCAAAAATGACATATTTCAGCAAAAATGTGTGAAAAATAAATCTACAAGAAATAAAGCAGTATTCAAATGGATTATTATCTTCATAATAGAAAGACAAAATAACTTACAAATTACATATTTGAGCCAAAACGTGTGACAAATAAATCATTTTAGATCAACAAATTGAGTATGTACTTAATAAAAAAAAGGCAACATACTCGATAAGCAAAAATACATCTTTGTCAACGACGATAATTTCGAAGTGCTCCTTGTTATTCGAAACAACAGACCGTTTATGGTGTACGCTAACTGCGATCTTCCATAGTTCTTTCATGTTGTTGATGTCGTTGATCTTCTCAAAAGGTCGAGCCATGAAGGATGGTAGGGAAAAAAGAAAAACGGAGGAACAATTGAGTAAAATGGTTTGGAATGAAGGCCGGAGAACATGAGAGAAGGAAGTGTTATGGCGGAAATAACGTATGTAGACCTAAAAACAAAAGGACAGTGTTGGTCCTGAACATCTCAAAAAATATGACTCGAGAAGACATTTGAGATTGCAAATCTTCCAAAATAATAGTATAAAATTGTTGTATGCGGTTGACAAATGAAAAAGCAAAACTTATAGGCTGCATAACATTAAATGAGCAACATCAGCATGGTGTTTTATGGAAACTACAATATTTTAATAGGAAGAATAGGAAAGAAGAAAGGCTTATGTGCTTATCAGCATGTTGTTTTCATGGAAACTACACTATTTTAATAGGAAGAATAGGAAAGAAGAAAGGCTTATGGAACCATCAATAGGCGCATGATGTTTTAGAAAAAGGAGACGTGAAGCGTAGCATTGTAGAAGGTCATATTAGTAATACCCAAAACATAATTTATTATTGtatatttctctctctctcaaattataagtcactttgCCAAAAACATTTGTTCcaaattttaaattattttacCTTTCCAATGCACATTAATGACATTTTTCCCATACACTCTCTATCATTTGTTACTATTTATTTTTTTAATGCTTTaaatttttctttattttataATAAATGAAAGACAATATTGTAAATTCATGCATAATTTCTCTTTCTCATATAATATTGgttatattttttaatttatttaaaacATCTTATAATTATAATTTAAGATAGTGAGTTGCGTCTCAGACTCGATCCTATGCTTGTGCATCAGTGCCGCAACACAGAGCTACAAATGTCTATCGGGCCtcaaaataaaaatatatataatatatgaTCTGGGACTGTACTATTATTTATGGTATTATGTATCCTGAGTTCCACTAAAACTATTATATATTATTACTTTTGCGTCTGCCTAttgaataaataataataatttaatacATAAACTAATACTACACTAGAATACGTGCTTAAATATAACAGTATAGCATTAGGTTCTATAATACAGTAGTATTTACTATTTGGTGTCATtgaattaatattaattttatattaatGACTCATATGATGAATTCTCTAAATTTAAAATTTACTATGAACAATCCTTTGATGTAACGTTGTATATTGATTGtgttttaatttttaaaaaatatatttctTAAGTATGAACtcttaaataaatattatataatTTATCTACTTATTTTATACATTATAAATTATAATATAAGTTTAATGAAGATGCACTCATAGTATAAAATTGTTTTACATTGTCATTTAATAGAATATATTATTTTGTCATATTATacaaataatttaaaattttcaaaatgatttgaTGGAATATATGATCATCTTTTGTTAACACCGTCAGTGAATCATCCATTTTCTCTTATAATACATTTTATCAATATAAATATTATAGTAATTTCGATAAGATTTGTTTAAACAGATAAATATTAATATCTCTTCACTCAAATTTAAATATTTTGTTATTCGTTTATGTTTTATAATTGTATATCGTCATTACAACTACttataaacaaaaaaaaatattatattaataatatttatttttcttgataaaaaagttaaaataaattatattttattttattaacaATCTATTATTAAAATTAGAACAGAGTCTCTAATTTATTTGGGTCGTCCCGATGCGTCTAGATTCTAATCTCTAAATGCAAAGTACTTTTTGAATTTTCATTATTGTGTGAATGTTAGTGGGATGTTTCTCCATAGACGCATAGTCAAAATAGAGTCAATATCCTTAATCCTCCAACAAGGTTTCTTTTCTCCCTCTCTAACGGTCATTCCTACCTACTTGTGATTTTgcttttttcttttgtttttcacTTTCCCAAAAATAACGTTTTCAATGACAACAAGCAAAGCACAATCAAGACACACAAAAAAAGCAAAGCATTTACACCAAAATCGCCTCTTCAACCAATCACACTTTTTCGCTTCTCCTACGAAATGTCCTTCTATAGAACACACAAAACGCCTGAACACAAAAACtaacattaaaaaaaaaacaattttttatGCATCAGAACAGTAAAGTTCCAACGAGGGTTTTGCTTTATCACATTCAGTTTTCAAAAGGGTTGTCAAAAATCACATAGATTTCGAGAATGGCTCAGTGGCAAGGTGGTTTCGATCATGAGGGTATTGACTATATGTTCAAGGTTGTCATGATTGGTGACTCTGGTGTTGGAAAATCTCAGCTTCTGAATCGGTTTGTTAGAAATGATTTTCACATGAACTCTAAAGCTACAATTGGTGTTGAGTTTCTCACAAAGACAGTTCTCATGGATCACAAACTAGTCAAGGCTCAGATTTGGGATACTGCTGGTCAAGAAAGGTCCAATTTTTTCTTCTGCCCTACTTTTTTATTATCAATTGTGAATTATTTTATTGGATTTTCTTGTGTTTGCTAAAAAAAAATATTCTGTATATCTAAAAAGTTAAGATCTGATCTCTTAGCCAGCTTAGTTTTTTTAATGTATTCAGACTAAAATCTGTAAGTAGTGAATTACTCCATAGCACACACTTCTGAAAAAAAAGTGTATAAGTGTCCGAAACCGACATAACACTTGTGATTACGtttcatttattcattttttcaaattattaccgATGTGGGCCTGTTATTGTCGGGTTTCCGGTGTCTGTACTTCATAAGTAAATTATAGTATTTCAGTTACATTATTATATTGACAATGTTTGCAAGTTGAAGACTTCTTGGTTGTCTGTTGTTACTTTAGGCTGAATTCTGATTCAAAATTGTCATAGATCCCACACATATGTGGAGTTAGCAGCTTGGAGTCATTGGATTAGATTCCGATGGCTACGATTTCGAGTGAACTTGTTTGTTAATCTAATTTAACAAGCTTAAAATTAGAACAGAAGCAGACTCAAAATTGAAGCCATTTGATCAACAATTTCAAATGGCCGACTCAGCGAGTGCGCGTTGAATAATTTATAACATATCTAAGATCTTTTAAGTTAAGATATGATCTTTTAACCAGCATTGTTTTTTAATATAATAAAATGAAAATGTTTGGAAGTTGATGACTTCTTGGTTGTGAACAAAATCAAAAGCATCTGATTAGATCCAACATTGGTAGGATGACTCCGTGAATGTGTTTAATATAGCAGAGTCCAAAATCATTTTTGATGCCATATACATTGTAAACATAAATATCATGTGGATGGATATATATTCTATACctaaatatttatttaaataattttattacAATATCAAGACGCCAACGGCGTGTTTAATTATATTTAAGTCACCCCACCTCTTAGCCGAGCTTGAAGTCGACGACCTCCTTTTCCCTCATATTTGTAAATAGTAGCCGCAACACCACATAAGATAAGATGACCACTCCAATCATTTTGTGTTGGATATTGGCTGTGAGAAGTTTCTTCAATTGTTCATTATATGAAGTAACACTTGCAGCAGCCCTACAATGATATTTCCCGTCCGAGAAAGAAATGGGGAGAATCAACGGGTTCTCCAACATTCAAACTCTCTAGCCTTTGCTTCCAAGAAAGTGCTGGCATGTTCTTTCCATAAAGATGATCCCTCAAATGTCAAGGCTAACTACTCGAAACTTCGACAACTAGATGTTTCGACAGCAGCATGCTTCGACACCATAAATTACATTCTCAACAAATTCCATGTGAGTCTAGGGACTTGTAAGACACGAAGATGGCACCTTTAATCTCATCTATTATGGAGCTCCTGTTCAATTTGAGGGATCCCTTCAAGATTAAGACCATGATAATGACAAGGATCATTAGATTGAAAGAGTTGCATAAAGAAGTTAGGCGCTTTCCTCCTTAAGGTATCTTCACCAGTACACCAAACACCCTCAATATTAAGCCCATATATCTTATTAAAGCAAAAGATGATTGAATTCAATTTTGAAGTAGTTTGTTTGTTACTATTAAGTGTTGTAGTTTCATAAGTAGGACCAAATAACATTAAGACCTTGCATAcaatttttcaaaaacattagcAATATCATATATGTATATGGCCTAAAAAAGAGAGTTCATTAGCTACAACAAATTATTGGTGAAATTGCATACAAACTGAAATCAAATTCACTAGCTATTATAAGTCGCTAGTTTCCTTAAGCTTGCTGTCTAAATCACTTCCTAAAACTTACAAAACAAAATATATTACAAATCAAATTATATAAGACCATATGATTAATTGTACTGAAATGCATCATATACACTTATCAGTACTTTAATCAGTATTACAACAATTTATGATACAAATTGCTACCATCAAACATTAATTACTCCACCACAACACAAACACAGCACACAGTatcattaatttttttttattactaTAACACTTCATTCACATTGTTCATCTCTTGTAGTTTTCACCTTCCATTAAGATTACTAAACTGTGCAAACATTGCAGTTCCAGAATGATCATCGATAGCACGAGCTTCAGCAGCACCattgttgttgctgttgtttgcTTCTTGATGGGGAGGGCTAGGTGTGGTGGGGGTGTCTTCAGGAATAGTAAGAGGTGTAGTAATAGTAGGAGGAACAGGAGCAGGTGAAGTTGGAACAACAACAGCAGCAGAAGAAGCAGCTTTGTTCTCATTCTCATCTTCAGCTTTTCCTTGTGTGAAAGCTTCTTGAAGCTGCAGCGCGTATTCCAAGTTCCATAGAACATCTCCCATTGAAGGCCTGTCTACGCCGTGATCGGCTAAACATTTCTCGGCCGCCTCAGCGAATTTCTTCATTGATTCGGGGTTAATTGAACCGATGAGAAGAGGGTCGATGATTTTATCGATCAAACCCTTTCTCTTCCATTGCATAGCCCAATCCGCTAAGTTAACTTGTTCTCTAGGTAACTGAGGGTTAATAGCCGGCCTAGCGCATAGTGCCTCGAGTAGGACTACTCCGAACGAGTAAACATCTGACTTCTCGGTTAGTTGTTGTCTCCTGAAGTACTCGGGATCAAGATAACCGAAACTACCTTTCACCGCGGTACTGACATGACCTTGTCCCATAGGCGCGTCTTTTGAAAGCCCGAAATCAGATACCTTAGCAGTGAAATTCTCGTCGAGTAAAATGTTTGTTGTCTTCACGTCGCGATGAATGATTCCTTGTGCTGTTCCGGTGTGAAGGTAATGAAGACCTCTCGCGGATCCGATGCAAATCTCTAGCCTTTGCTTCCAAGAAAGTGCTGGCATGTTCTTTCCATAAAGATGATCCCTCAAATGTCCATTAGGCATGTACTCATAAACCAAGATCATTTCTTCGTTTTCGTCGCAATATCCAATCATCGAAACCAAATGTCTATGTCTAAGTTTAGACAGCATTTGGATTTCAGTTTGGAATTCATTGATACCTTGTTCTGATTGTGGATTTCCTCTCTTAACAGCAACTTGAGTCCCTTCGTCGATCACACCTAAGTAAACATTACCGAATCCACCAACACCGATGATGTTCTTCGCATCGAAGTTCTTAGTCGCTTCTTGTATTTCATGAAAGGAGAAAATCCTTCCTAGTCCCATTGATGATGAGAAAATGTTGCTTTTCCCCATTGAATTCTTGCTACTCATGAAACTCGTGTCACCGGCGTGTAGAGGAAGCAACCATGATGAGAAACTATTCCTCTTTTGCCAATCTTGTGGCCTCTTATGCCACTTGATCACCATAGCACCAAGACCAACAAATGCTCCAAACATCATAGCGAAACCAACGGCCGCAACCGTTCCTCGGTTCGACCCTCCAACTCTCCTTCCATCAACACCAAACTCACCATCCAAACTATTAACAGTGTTGCTTATCTTCAAAACCTCAATACCATTcaacattgcatttgcatttcCACCATCAGCATTTGCAGGACCAACTTGAACACTTAGTCCTTGAGTCATCAATGTCGCATTCACAACAATATCTTTATAATATGGTGTCGCCAACGCACCGGTGATCGCGGATAAATCCAAATTAGGGATTGCAACTTTTCCATTAATATAAACATTGAAGTAAAGTTGATTAAGACCTTTACTCACAATGTCACAAAAATGCAACCTTATAAGATAACTAAAAGAAGTGTCAACATCAAATTTCCATGAAACATTGAAATTTGGTAGATTAACACCGGCATCACCCATCTCAGTTGCAGAAGAATAAATCGTCTGTGGCGCAGTCAAAGGCGAAATCGTCGGCGTGTCTTGAGGATACTTAACAACATTAGTAGCAACAGAAACAAATTTTGCAAGGTTCTTGTTTGTAAGATAATGTTCATCAGATTCCCATGTTCTTCCTAATGTATCATTTGATGATGTAATAAGAGGTCCTCCATTGTTCAATCTATAAACAGGCTGATAAGCATAGGCTGTTAAACCGGTCACCTCAGCGACCGGAAAAAGTCCCGCCCCGTTATCGAACATTAGGTTATCAGGAGCCGAAACAACCTCGATTGCGTTGATAAACGCAGCCGAATTCTTCAAAGGAATAAAAGACAATGTAAACTGTGGATCTGTTACATTGATAAGATACTCCTTGAGGATAGGTTTATCAGTGTTATTGACATTGAAGCTATGAAGAAGTACAAAAGTATCTGTGTTGACAGAAAACGTCGCCTTTTGAAGATCGAAAACACTGTTTTTAATCGGATAGAAATGAAGGCGAACCCAATGGAAACCAGATTGAACCAAATGGAAAGAATACTTAGCTTCTTGAATAAAGATTCTAGCATTTAGATATACAGGTAAAGGAACATCAACATCATTCACCGAAACCTTGTAATCATCGGTCGCTTTTAAGAACGAATTCGCCTGTGGATCTGATTTGAACTGTCTTCCATCAGGTAAAGTAGGTGGATTTTCAGCACCACAATCAATGAGAAAATTGTCCTTAGGAAGGAAACTTGCGGAAGAAGGAAGAGCTAAAGACGGCGAAGAGAAGAAAGATAAGAGAAGAAAAACCAGGAGGATAGGCATCATGGATGATGATGACAAGGATGATAGAAAATTATTTTGATTTGGTaaagaaaattttatttttatatgttttttttCTATCTTCCCCATACCTCCTGGAGAGGGGATTGAGGTGAGAGAGGGGAGGAGAGGAAAGGGTTAGTTGAAATTTTTTGGaaaattttatgagatgaaagaaagcatgaaaAGGGTGTTAATTAGATTTCTAATAACTACTTTTGAATATTGTTTGGAGGAAAATAGGAAAAGATGACAACTATGACAGAATGTTTGAAGAGCCAAAGATTGTGGAGGGTGTTTTTTTGTGGTATGTTAATTATGGTACATTAACAtgtttgttttgtcttttttTTGGTTAATGTCTTTATTTAGTATTTAGCAA includes:
- the LOC127075774 gene encoding probable receptor-like protein kinase At4g39110 — its product is MGKIEKKHIKIKFSLPNQNNFLSSLSSSSMMPILLVFLLLSFFSSPSLALPSSASFLPKDNFLIDCGAENPPTLPDGRQFKSDPQANSFLKATDDYKVSVNDVDVPLPVYLNARIFIQEAKYSFHLVQSGFHWVRLHFYPIKNSVFDLQKATFSVNTDTFVLLHSFNVNNTDKPILKEYLINVTDPQFTLSFIPLKNSAAFINAIEVVSAPDNLMFDNGAGLFPVAEVTGLTAYAYQPVYRLNNGGPLITSSNDTLGRTWESDEHYLTNKNLAKFVSVATNVVKYPQDTPTISPLTAPQTIYSSATEMGDAGVNLPNFNVSWKFDVDTSFSYLIRLHFCDIVSKGLNQLYFNVYINGKVAIPNLDLSAITGALATPYYKDIVVNATLMTQGLSVQVGPANADGGNANAMLNGIEVLKISNTVNSLDGEFGVDGRRVGGSNRGTVAAVGFAMMFGAFVGLGAMVIKWHKRPQDWQKRNSFSSWLLPLHAGDTSFMSSKNSMGKSNIFSSSMGLGRIFSFHEIQEATKNFDAKNIIGVGGFGNVYLGVIDEGTQVAVKRGNPQSEQGINEFQTEIQMLSKLRHRHLVSMIGYCDENEEMILVYEYMPNGHLRDHLYGKNMPALSWKQRLEICIGSARGLHYLHTGTAQGIIHRDVKTTNILLDENFTAKVSDFGLSKDAPMGQGHVSTAVKGSFGYLDPEYFRRQQLTEKSDVYSFGVVLLEALCARPAINPQLPREQVNLADWAMQWKRKGLIDKIIDPLLIGSINPESMKKFAEAAEKCLADHGVDRPSMGDVLWNLEYALQLQEAFTQGKAEDENENKAASSAAVVVPTSPAPVPPTITTPLTIPEDTPTTPSPPHQEANNSNNNGAAEARAIDDHSGTAMFAQFSNLNGR